A portion of the Flavobacterium limnophilum genome contains these proteins:
- a CDS encoding phosphoenolpyruvate carboxylase, which produces MYTLPKIERFNQEVLSKYHIYNSVFITLPFDSIDNTGVLLPLFTDVCDNGFKKQETPKEIVDFFTEKYLHSVSESEKIDLMFRFIQYIERQIVLFDAIEDAAFPVVNNMEGRGSLRDIKEKSDAKNNKEELVDFLENFNVRTVLTAHPTQFYPGPVLGIINDLTDSIRKNDLLEIKQLLAQLGKTPFIQNEKPNPFDEAVSLIWYLENVFYETAGEMVHYLQKNVFNGDFIQNQLIKLGFWPGGDRDGNPFVTTEITLKVSERLRTSILKCYYIEMRSLKRKLTFPGVDILVAELEQKLYRSVFYSKGEIFITLDEFKTQLYKIRTIVIEQHQSLYIEELEALLIKVNLFGFHFASLDIRQNSKIHDAVFKDVVQFHLNSGSTVFPENYFELTEDEKINILSNAKGNLDTNVFDDEITKSTLESIQAIKKIQESNGESGADRYIISNNESALNVMETFALFHLNGWDNLSVDIIPLFESVDDLQNAHVIMEKLYNNPAYASHLKDRSQKQTIMLGFSDGTKDGGYLMANWSIYKAKKELTAMSRKYGIHAIFFDGRGGPPARGGGKTHKFYASLGPKIENDEIQITVQGQTISSNFGTLDSCRYNLENLLSAGVTNHIFSKDKNELTSGETDILDQLAELGYEKYLSFKNHPKFIPYLEQMSTLKYYAKTNIGSRPSKRSKSEHLDFADLRAIPFVGSWSQLKQNVPGFFGVGSALKHFEDNGKWEMVQDLYNNSLFFKTLLENSMMSLAKSFFPLTAYMRKDPEFGDFWQIIYEEFLETKRMLLKIAGHKGLMENYPDGKASIDIRERIVLPLLTIQQYALLRINELNKDENPDLELIKTYEKIVTRSLFGNTNASRNSA; this is translated from the coding sequence ATGTATACGCTTCCAAAAATAGAACGTTTCAATCAAGAAGTTCTTTCAAAATATCACATTTACAATAGTGTTTTTATCACCTTGCCTTTTGATTCCATAGATAATACAGGAGTTCTGCTTCCATTATTTACGGATGTCTGTGACAATGGTTTTAAAAAACAGGAAACACCTAAAGAAATTGTTGATTTTTTTACCGAGAAATACCTGCATAGTGTTTCTGAATCGGAAAAAATTGATTTAATGTTTCGTTTTATTCAATACATCGAACGCCAAATTGTTCTTTTTGATGCTATTGAAGATGCTGCTTTTCCGGTGGTGAACAATATGGAAGGAAGAGGTTCCTTGCGTGATATCAAAGAAAAATCGGATGCCAAGAATAATAAAGAAGAATTGGTTGATTTTCTGGAAAACTTCAATGTCAGAACTGTTTTAACGGCACATCCTACCCAGTTTTATCCTGGGCCGGTATTGGGAATCATCAATGATTTAACGGATTCGATTCGAAAAAATGATCTTTTGGAAATCAAACAATTGTTGGCTCAATTAGGAAAAACGCCTTTTATCCAAAACGAAAAACCAAATCCTTTTGACGAAGCGGTAAGTTTGATTTGGTATCTTGAAAACGTGTTTTACGAAACGGCTGGCGAAATGGTACATTACCTCCAAAAGAACGTTTTTAATGGTGATTTTATTCAAAATCAATTGATAAAATTAGGTTTTTGGCCGGGTGGTGATCGTGATGGAAACCCATTTGTAACAACAGAAATTACTCTCAAGGTGTCAGAAAGACTTAGAACTTCAATATTGAAATGCTACTATATCGAAATGAGGAGCTTGAAAAGAAAATTGACTTTTCCGGGTGTGGATATTTTGGTGGCTGAACTCGAGCAAAAATTGTATCGTTCGGTTTTTTATTCCAAAGGTGAAATTTTCATCACTTTGGATGAATTCAAAACTCAATTGTATAAAATTAGGACCATCGTGATCGAACAACACCAATCTTTATACATCGAAGAATTGGAAGCCTTGCTTATTAAAGTGAATTTGTTTGGATTCCACTTCGCTTCTTTGGATATTCGTCAAAACAGCAAAATACACGATGCCGTTTTCAAGGATGTGGTTCAATTTCACTTGAACTCAGGTTCAACAGTATTTCCAGAGAATTATTTTGAATTGACGGAAGATGAAAAAATCAATATTTTGTCCAATGCCAAGGGAAATCTTGACACCAATGTTTTTGATGACGAGATAACAAAATCGACTTTGGAGTCCATACAAGCCATTAAAAAAATCCAGGAATCCAACGGTGAATCCGGTGCTGACCGATACATTATCAGTAATAATGAAAGTGCCTTGAATGTTATGGAAACATTCGCACTTTTCCATTTAAACGGCTGGGATAATTTGTCCGTGGATATCATTCCTTTGTTCGAATCAGTGGATGATTTGCAAAATGCGCATGTTATCATGGAAAAATTATATAACAATCCGGCGTATGCCAGTCATTTGAAAGACAGAAGCCAGAAACAAACCATAATGCTCGGTTTTTCTGACGGAACTAAAGACGGTGGTTATTTGATGGCCAATTGGAGTATTTACAAAGCCAAAAAAGAATTGACGGCTATGTCCAGAAAATATGGAATTCACGCTATTTTCTTTGACGGTCGTGGTGGACCTCCAGCGCGTGGTGGTGGAAAAACACATAAATTTTACGCTTCCTTGGGGCCAAAAATCGAAAACGACGAAATCCAGATTACCGTGCAAGGGCAAACTATCAGTTCTAATTTTGGAACCTTGGATTCATGTCGTTATAATCTAGAAAACTTGTTGAGTGCCGGGGTTACCAATCATATTTTTAGTAAAGATAAAAACGAATTGACCAGTGGTGAAACGGATATTTTGGATCAGTTGGCGGAATTAGGATATGAAAAGTACTTGAGTTTCAAGAATCATCCTAAATTTATCCCTTATCTGGAGCAAATGAGTACCTTGAAATATTATGCCAAAACCAATATTGGCAGCCGTCCATCCAAAAGAAGCAAATCAGAACACTTGGATTTTGCCGATTTGAGAGCGATTCCATTTGTGGGTTCTTGGAGTCAATTGAAACAAAACGTACCCGGTTTCTTTGGTGTGGGTTCTGCATTAAAACATTTTGAGGATAATGGAAAATGGGAAATGGTTCAGGATTTATACAACAACTCTTTGTTCTTTAAAACTCTGTTGGAAAACAGCATGATGTCCTTGGCAAAATCATTCTTTCCTTTAACGGCTTACATGCGAAAAGATCCTGAATTTGGAGATTTTTGGCAAATTATCTATGAAGAATTTTTGGAAACCAAAAGAATGTTGTTGAAAATAGCCGGACATAAAGGTTTGATGGAAAACTATCCTGATGGAAAAGCATCTATTGACATAAGAGAGCGTATTGTGTTGCCATTGTTGACAATACAACAATATGCTTTATTGAGAATAAACGAATTGAACAAGGACGAGAATCCGGATTTGGAGTTGATAAAAACCTACGAGAAGATTGTGACTCGTTCGCTTTTTGGAAACACCAATGCGAGCAGGAACTCGGCTTAA
- a CDS encoding DinB family protein encodes MNSNQLPENEYSAFNATYIKAIENVELLEELEISLHDFIRFVREIPMDKFDYRYAEGKWTIKDIIQHIIDAERIFAYRALRISRNDQTPLPGFEENDYVENTNANGRSIQELLTEFSAVRHSNLLLFKSFSEEQLTRMGIASNHPISVRAIGFLIIGHLKHHQRVFQERYL; translated from the coding sequence ATGAATTCCAATCAATTGCCCGAAAATGAATATTCTGCATTCAATGCGACTTACATCAAAGCGATTGAAAATGTAGAATTATTGGAAGAATTAGAAATCAGTTTACACGATTTTATCAGATTTGTCCGTGAAATTCCAATGGACAAATTTGATTATCGGTATGCCGAAGGCAAATGGACAATCAAGGATATTATCCAGCACATTATTGATGCCGAAAGAATTTTTGCCTATCGTGCCTTGCGAATTTCCAGAAACGACCAAACACCGTTGCCGGGATTTGAGGAAAATGATTATGTAGAAAACACCAATGCCAATGGTCGAAGCATCCAGGAATTGTTGACCGAATTTTCCGCCGTCAGACATTCCAATTTATTGTTGTTCAAAAGTTTTTCGGAAGAACAATTGACCAGAATGGGGATTGCATCCAATCATCCAATTTCAGTGAGAGCCATAGGGTTTCTAATTATTGGACATTTGAAACACCATCAAAGAGTTTTTCAGGAACGGTATTTGTAA